Proteins from one Gloeomargarita sp. SRBZ-1_bins_9 genomic window:
- a CDS encoding 2OG-Fe(II) oxygenase codes for MAALELIPLDRDILWIPNVIAPEICRHVITIINSQELTTAGILVDTVDTHIRSSDMLPLGGPHPLLQSTQRLLMTCLHPVQQLLRQYYGISFADMEAITLLRYRPGQFYRRHVDNILLASRRLEVTQGIPTRDMGVVGYLNDDFSGGETYFDRQHVKVKPQQGAVVVFPAYYTHPHQALPVTRGEKYVFTTWLFHG; via the coding sequence ATGGCCGCCCTGGAGCTCATTCCCCTGGACCGGGATATTCTCTGGATTCCTAATGTGATTGCACCGGAGATTTGCCGGCATGTAATCACCATCATCAATTCCCAGGAATTAACGACGGCAGGGATTCTCGTGGATACTGTTGACACCCACATTCGCTCGAGCGATATGTTGCCCTTGGGGGGACCCCATCCCCTGCTGCAATCCACCCAGCGCCTGCTGATGACTTGCTTACACCCTGTGCAGCAGCTACTCCGGCAGTACTACGGGATCAGCTTTGCCGATATGGAGGCCATCACCCTACTGCGCTACCGCCCCGGCCAGTTTTACCGCCGCCACGTGGACAATATCCTGCTGGCCAGTCGCCGCCTGGAGGTGACCCAGGGGATACCCACCCGGGACATGGGGGTTGTGGGCTATTTGAATGACGACTTCAGTGGGGGCGAGACCTACTTCGACCGTCAGCACGTGAAAGTAAAACCCCAGCAAGGGGCGGTAGTGGTGTTCCCTGCCTACTACACCCATCCCCACCAGGCCCTGCCCGTCACAAGGGGCGAAAAGTACGTGTTCACCACCTGGCTATTTCACGGTTGA